The Pseudoliparis swirei isolate HS2019 ecotype Mariana Trench chromosome 17, NWPU_hadal_v1, whole genome shotgun sequence sequence ccagaAGCAGAGACACCACTCGGCAGTGGAGACCTTGCCGTCCCTGTAGGAGTCGCATGAGTTGAAGAAGGGCCGGATGCAGACCTCGTACTTGTCCAGGTTGATGGCAGCCAGCTCCACCTGGTCCAGGTACAGGTCACCATTTGTGTCCAGCTTAGAAAACATCCAGCCTATGGAGTCCTTACAGCTGGCCACCAGGCTCCTGTCCAGCactgcaaacacaaaaacagacaaacaaacattcaTTGTTATCAAGAGACAGCTGCACAGATGGAAAGTGAAACCATGCCAATGAGCTCAGCATTATCTCCTGTTTCCAATGCAAATCATTTTCTTAATTATGTCCCATGgttccatgaagaaaaaaaggttgcaTCTCTTAAAAAAAGGCATGAAAGGAAACATTATCAACATTTTACAAGaattctcttcttctttacaGCCCGGTTAAGACTTAATGCTTCCCGAGCACTAACTAGAGGCTGAACAAGTCCTGGGGCTCACCTCCTTTTGATTTGAAGCACAGCATATGCTCTTATTGATGTCTGGGTTTATTAAATAGTCGCTCTAACCTGATGTGGTGCTGGCTGCAGTGGTTCTGGCCCCAGTCTTGCTATTGTTGTTCTGCTTGGCATTGCTCTGCAGAAGCTGGAACCAGTCCCTCAGACGCTCCCCGAGATCAGCCAGATCCTGTCCGGTACAGCTCTCTGTGGAGGCCAGAAGGAGATACATAATCTAATATTTCTTGCACCTTTTCATGTATTTATCATCAttgttgtgtgtgagagacatacagaataaaagagattGGAAGCCTTGCATTGTTGCAAATTCATGTTAAATATATCAATCTTACCACGTTTACTCTCCATGGATGTAGGGGCAGCGGTTGCACAAGGACACAGACCTGAACACTTCAGGGTAAGATCCTTCCCTGTAAGACAAGCCTGCTGCTCCAGCTTgcactgaaacacaaacacacaaatacatccgTGGACACACACAGGCGTCATCGAGAAGGGGACACAAAGGTGAAGTAAAATGAGTTACTGCCGCAAGATAGATAAAAAATTAATGGACGACCGACTGGATGCTTTAATTAAAATCTTAGATTTGCTCCTGAATGTGTTTTTCAACCTCTGCTTCCACACAAGGTCAGGAATAGTGATCCAAAAGAAAAAGCATGAATCAATAAACATGGGTTTCTGTCACCACGAGCCACCAATCGGTCGTTCTGAGGTCGTATCATCGCTCTTTGTCTCAGATTTTCCGCTGACAGTCTCCTCGCACTACTCTGCTCTGTATATGCAAGTTGTATGTGACTAttcacccacaatgctttgcacaTTGTTTTAGCATGTCCATGAAACAAAAAGCCAAAGCCGTGAATACAATTAACAACATCTGACAGACGCACATATGTATTGTTAAACGTCTGTGTCTTTAAGAATAATAAGTGTGAAATAGGTGTCAAGACTATTTGAGCAATTCTAtatcacaacatatgctcttaTAAAACAGAACATATGTGATGCTAAAGTCACACGTACAATATGTTCACTTCTTTGTTGAGGGAGTTGCTGTACAGTTCCACTGCCAATGtatcctccacctccacacagggATTATTTCTACTGTCTTTACTTTTCAGAGAAatgcacacatttatatttgttcCTCTATGTTTAGACTTACGCCTGCACTGCTTGTTATTTGGCCAATAGAGTGCAACagaaacaagctgtaaacacagaatcaacatcaccctctcataaagTTCATGACGAACGTGTTAGCAACCAGTTGTATATTCAGAAGACAATGAAGACATTGTTTCAGAGTTGTGCTTCTGGCCAGCTGGCATTTTATAGGTCCAACATTCACTCTCCTTTTTGCTCTGCTTTACTATCCAAAATAAATCCTGGGggaaatatctatttatttagctgctaaatgcttcCTTATGTTCCCTAGCTAGTTGCAAACCTGATCTGTGTGTTTGGtgcatggtcatggtcatggtcattttgGGAGCGGTAGTTTGTGGTGCTGTTGAACTAGGGTGCGTTATATACTGACAggtatttacatttttctatCTTCCCTCACTGATACAAAATCATAACACAACACCTCTCATAATGATTCAACAGAATTATGCAGCACAAATAACCAATAACAGCATCCAAAATGACTATAGAGTTGAATAAACAGCCCTCTAAAAGAATGTTGTCAAAAAAACTGAACATTATAACCTTCATAAAGGCAGAAGCTATTGCAAAACTGCTGTATGAGACTGCATTGATGTTTCTAATAAACTGACAACGGAATTTATGTAGCAGTATCGTCAACAAAAATGAAAAGGCTCAAATTGCCTCCACTAAGGTTTTTTATGTTCATTCTATGCCCATGTTTCTTTATTGTTGAGCACTTTGTTCTGCAGTTGCAGTATGACAGCTGCTATAATGTATattaaagattattattattattattcattttaaattacAATTTGTTTGGAATCCATCAAATGGATCGCAGCATTTTGTAAAAACAAACGTGAAACCACCGAAAGGTCGATAAACTGACAATAGTATGATTATGTTATTCCCCAGCGCTATGGATGTGCATTTGTTTCTGTTTACCTTTGAGGCATAGTTGCGTCCGTCTGATCCACACACAGGCCCGGTGGAGGAGATGGGACAGGGCTGACAGCCTCCATCAGGAGAGCTGAGAGCGGGCTGCTTCAGTCTGCAGGACAAAGGACGCACAAACACTTCAGCCGCACTGAGTCGGGCTGAGGCAGCAACTGCTGTGCGGATGCAGAGAGCAGACACAGCAGCGCCGACCTGGACAGGAAGCCAACTGCCCTCCATGATGTCTGAATGTATTAGCTTATAATTTAACAGCAGGCCGTCGTCCTGCACTGGTGCACAAACAATCTTTATCACATTCCAAACACAAGCCACTGTGAACTTGCTGGTGTTGACGTTAGTGTGCATAAAcagggaaggtgtgtgtgtgtgtgtgtgtgtgattggggAGTTCTTGCCCAGGGGGTACACACTCACCTATGTTCAAGTTTCTTGCGGTTGACGCATACGGCTTTCTGGTAGCCCTGGGCGATACACACCTTGTGTCGGCTGCACTTAACCTTCTGACAGGGGTCCTTGGTGGTGTCTACATCTGGGGACAAAACACACAATTACatttagaactagaacgggcattgaattatattttggcattagttgtcatgacctttgaccttgacctttgacccgatcgatcccaaaatctaatcaactggtaaTCATCCCACCCCttgaccgatcgatcccaaaatctcaatcatcccaccaaattgcaatGAAGTATCTCCACTGCTTCACTCTTACTCTATTCTCTATTTTTTTCGGCTCCCAGTTTTGAATCCCGAATTACTCGCCTCTATTTGTTTGGCATAACTTGAGTCAGTCTAAAGTATTAGATTGGTGCAGTAACTGTTGGTCTTGCACTCTAACAAATATGCATCTTGATGACTCTTCAACAAAAGTTGATTTGTGCTGCAGTAGAATGCATTTGCCACACCTCATCaacagatttatttttctcatttacTGATTTAAATACAATTGATGTATTACACTTAATATGTGACCTGCTAAAACCAATGCTGTTTTTCAATGTAGACTAACGCCTGCATGGCTAGCTCACTCTgccctatccatccatccatcacacTCTAGCAGCTAATGCTGAACTGCGTGTCAgcacccaacacacactcatatgtCACAGCTGTCTGTTCCAGGCACCCAGGTGCCCGACCTCGATGTCACACTCTATTCTCTTCACATCCCCTGGCTTTTATTCACCGGCACTATCCATCAATACAGTACATCGGAACACAGGATTATTCACAGATTGCTGTGCCGGGTTGGTCGACATGACGAGGGGGCTTGAATTCATCCCCCTGCTCTTACTGTATCCTATTTTATGGCACCATTATAATTTCGCAGACAGGCTTTGGATCTCCTCACTTGTCCTTTGCGGTGGCTGAATACATTAGTGTAGCCAACATCACAGGATTATTGAAGCAAACCGTCATATATCTGATTTTGAGAATCAAATCCAAAACAATACACCCCCCTTTGATGGCTGAGCTGGTTGTATCACAGACTGACTGCTCTAACTAAGAAACAGTGCGGCTCGGCGGCATCAATGCCCAGATGCACTCTCATCCATTTAGACTATCAACATTGGAGCCTTATGCCCCCCGTCTAATTCACACCAGTGCATCAGCAGAATCAGGGTGCAGCAGCCCATCAAAGCCTGACAATACTTCCTGACACAAAGGAGGACAAGGATCAAGGTATGGGGATACAGCACAGAGAGAGGGTGGAAAGTAcacaaaacaatgtattttgcAATCTGTCCAATGAAGATTTAACcaataaataatgcaaaaataaacTAAGAATAACAGAAGCAGCATACAGAGATCAGATAATCCTGCCTTTTAAGAGTAAAACATTTGTAAATACATCTTGTTGGTAGCGTGCGGCTACCGTGTTGGCACGCCGTTGTGTTGTGAGTACAGAAGCATAAGGTGGCTGCCTGAGCCTCATGGTAACTTAACAGGCTTCCACGGATTAAAGCAGTGGCTACGATGATGACGTTTCCATAGCAACAGGCTCTCTGTGGTCCGGGAATCATGTCTGGGTTGACTGTGATTTGCAGCTCAATCTGGTGTTTCTGAGAACTCGCTGCCTCTCTTTTTCTGAAAACCCCCGTTGTGCAATCATGTCTATCAATCTTCCTCACGTTCTCATTCCTTTGTCTCCTCAAATCAGACATCTTCACTTTGTCTTCTTATTCATGTTCTACCTGCATGCTTATTATTTCCCTCATCACAtccactctctctctattcAACCCCTGATGCACCTACcactttccattttttttttcaaaagtctCTCCTTTGGTATTAAACTAATGTCTGCAGCAGTAAAGCTCTCCTAATTAGGCTCCATGTGCTTCAGTCTAATACAATCCAGATTTGCATGAGGTTTATCCTTGCAGATTGAGGATAACTGAAGCAGAGCTCATCGTCAACCCTCTTATCTTATAGTTACACACTTGGTCTTAAACATCATTAGTGCTATCTTCTAAGTAGTAGTGAAGCCATATATGCTGTTAGGGATATAATTAAACATCAGTATTGATTTAAAGCCCAGAATGGTAATGATTTACCAAGTATTTGAATTcaatataactttttattttattcatattttatacaaaatagctttgtgtttgtgtttcttaataaataaaatgaagaacATTATTTGTTTTAGTCAAGTTAAAAATCCCCATCCCGCTCCATGGTCACACATCGCGCATATTGGTCACAAATATTCCTGTGATATGAAATGAAGCTAATAAGGTAATACAATAACAGGCACAGCATGCAGCAGATACATCGGGAAGTTCAGCGATGCATTTTTGTGATTTTAATACACTAATAAAGCCTTTTGGAGCGTTTTGAGATTAGAATACAACGAGAACACTTTGATTCGAAAGACAAATATCTTTTATTGCATAATAATATTCTAGGATTATAATTTTGATGCATTAATGTGTGCATCACGTTAATCTTGGAGCTGGAAAAGGTGGAGCACATTTTGATGTAGTAATCTCTTATATTACTAAATATACTGCTCGGTAGCTTGTACAGTTCCCCTTCTCTCAAGAAAACTAACATTACAAGTACCTAAAACTTGCACTTCAGAATAATACTTGACTACAAGTAGAATTCAATATTTTTAAAGAGTTATTTTGAGAATATtaaattcatccatccatccattctcatccgcttattccggggtcgggtcgcgaggcagcagacccagcaggttgacccagacttccctctcgcccgcaacactttccagctcattctgggggatcccgaggcgctcccaggccagccgggagatgtaatctctccagcgtgtcctgggtcttctccggggtctcctcccagtaggacgtgcatggaaaacctctaacgggaggcgtccaggaggcgtccgaatcagatgcccgaaccacctcagctgactcctttcgatgcgaaggagtagcggctcgactccaagctccctcctgatgtccgagctccttaccctatctctaaggctgagcccggccaccctacgaattgtattcgcgacctcgttcttccggtcactacccaaagttcgtgaccataggtgaggattggaacgtagaccgaccagtaattGAGAGCTTCGCTTCGGCTCagctcttcaccaagacagaccggtacagcgcctgttttactgctgcagctgcaccgatccgcctgtcgatctccgctccatcttaccctcactcgtgaacaagaccccgagatacttgaactccttcgcttggggcaggcactctgtccccacctggagggagcaatccaccggtttccggcagagcaccatggcctcagatttggcggtgctgactctcatccctgccgcttcacactcggcagcaaaacgccccagtgagtgccggaggtcatggtctgaggatgctaacaggaccacatcatctgcaaacagaagagaggcgatcccaagacccccaaacctgacctgctccacccccaggctgcgcctagatatcctgtccatgaaaatcacaaacaggaccagtgataaagggcagccctggcagagaccaacacccaccgggaacgtgtctgacttactgccgaggatgcgaacacagctcctactgcaggcgtacagagaccggatagcccgtagcaacgggtccggaaccccatacccccacagcaccccccacaacaattcccgagggacccggtcgaaagccttctccaagtccagaaaacacatgaagactggttgggcaaactcccaggacccctcgaggacccttgcgagggtgaagagctggtccacagttcaacgaccgggacggaatccgcactgctggtcttgaatccgaggttcgaccagcggtcggagcctcctttccagtaccctggcataaactttcccagggaggctgagaagtgtgattccacgatagttcgagcacactctccggtccgcctttttgaaaatgggaaccaccaccccggtctgtCAGTCCAAGtgcactgttcctgacccccatgcgacattgaagaggcgtgtcagccaagacagcccaacaatgtccagcgccttcagcatctcagggcggatctcatccacccccggcgccttgccaccaaggagctttttaacaaccttagcggcctctgccagggatattggtgccacccccccaagtctacaggcactgccccctctagaggggacatgttggccggatttaggagttcctcaaagtgttctttccaccgtccgacgatgtcccctgtccgggtcagcagctccccccccacgctgagaacagcctggggtagaccctgctttcccttcctgagccgtcggacggtttgccagaacctctttgaggccgaccgaaagtccttctccatggcctccccgaactcctcccatgcccgagtttttgcttccgcgaccaccgcagctgcagcccttctggcctgccggtacctgtcagctgcttcaggagacccctgggccagccaggcccggtaggcctccttcttcagcttgacggcttccctgacccccggtgtccaccaccgggttcttgggttgccgccgcgacaggcaccgatgaccttccgaccacagctcctgtcggccgcttccacaatagaggctttgaacatggtccactcggattgcatgtccccaacctccctcgggatgtgtgagaagttcatccggaggtgggagttgaagacctcccggacagggtcctcgaccagacgttcccagttcacccacACTACATGTTTGGGCTTTCCAGGTCTCTCTGGCCGACTCCcctgccatctgatccaactcaccaccaggtggtgatcagttgacagctctgctcctctcttcacccgagtgtccaagacatacggccgcagatcagatgatacgattataaagtcgatcatcgatctccggcctaaagtgttctggtaccaagtacacttatgaaccaccttatgttcgaacatggtgttcgttatagacaagccgtggctagcacagaagtccaataacagaacaccgctcgggttcagatcgggcaagccgttcctcccaatcactccccgccaggtttctctgtcattgcccacgtgagcgttgaagtctcccaggagaactatggagtcggcaggcggtcCCTCTTCAGGaccctcccaccgactccaagaaggccggatactctgaactgcggtttggtgcataagcacaaaccacagtcagagccttactccccgcaacccgtaggcgcagggaggcgaccctctcgttctccggggcaaactccaacacggcagcgctcagccgggggcttgtgagtatccccactcccgcccggcgcctctcaccccgggcaactccagaaaagaagagagtccaacccttctccaggagcttggttccaggCCAGCGCCTGTGCGTGAGGTGAGAAACAACTAGATCTCTGTGGTACTGcacctcccgcaccagctcTGGCCTTCCTTCCCTGCGCGAGGTGGCCATCCACATCCTAGAGTCTATGTGTCGCCGAGCGGACAGCCAGGACCCCTGCCCAGCCTgccgcccggtctacatagcacccgaccccgatgattgtccctgcgggtggtgggtccacacgGTTGATTAAATTCAATGCTTTTTAAATACTTGTATACCTCACATGAAGCCTGTAACTACACCCGGGGGCCTGACTCTCCTCTGGAGTTGGAGGCAGATGCTGAACCCTTTGCAGCCTGGTATGCTACGCAGGGTTGTGGATTTGATGGTAGCAGCCCCCAGGTGGCGAGGAGGGAGAGCGGGAAGGGGTGACACTGGACACATTTGGAGTGTGAAGTTGAGATATCGGCAACAGTCCACCCTGGAGGATTGTGGCGGCTGCTTTTAGAGGTTGAGAGTTGCAgaagtgtgtatgcgtgtgtgtgtctgtgtgagctcCAAGCAACAGTGTCTCTCAATAGCATCAAGAGTAATCAAACCCTTGACCTTGTGAGTGTGGACTCAGCGTGTTATCCCTATTTGTGTCTGCCGTTTATCTGAATTTATCAATTTTCAAGAAAGTGTCTACACCTTCCACCTGACCTCTTTGGCTGTGATTGGCTTGTTGAAATGCAAATGACGGTTGAAAAACAGGTCTCCTGAGAGTACCGTATACAATACATATACGCTTGTTTGTTCTGACAAATCCAAATTACAACCGCTCCCTTTGAGTGTTTACCTTCTTAACAGCGACGTTATTTAATCAATTGTCAGTTTGATAAATGGACGGTAGGAATCCACAGCAAATTACCCTGACGTCTCCCTCACTCTGCACCGCGCTGGCTGAAGTGGAATCAGCCACTACGGTGCATGCATGCAAATGTCTACCTCGGTCTGCTGTTGGCGTTGACTGTCTGTGTGTTACGAGTGTTGAGAGTTCAAAAGTAGAGCAGCCTGAGCTGCCCGGCTGAGGAATGAGGCCTGCAGGCTCATCTAAGCTCTGGAGTGAAGACATCACGCTGATTTAGTTATGTCTCAGAGGGATacatctcctctctctgctccttCGCTTCATTAGGCCACTCATAAAGGAAGGCAATGGAGGGAGATAGTAGACTCATGTTAAAACGAGAGGAAGTATAGCTGAAGGGCTCTATTCTGTGTGAAATTAAAGACTAACAGTGCTATTCATCTAACTACCTAAGGCAAGCATATATAGCTTTGATAAAGTGTCATagaagctgaacacacacacagttgaacAATTAAATTTAAGCGATGCCACCTGTGAGGGTGATCCATGTCGACTAGGTTGACAAAAGTTGGGTTATTATTTCAACTCTATTGCCATGCAAGAGGAAGATTATGCAAAACCCAGAATTACATTGATATCAACATCACATTCGATCATCCAGCggtaatgttattttatttttttatgatcaAAGATAGGGACAAATTGTAGTAATGGCATTGACAGTGCTGGTTGCTGATCGCAAATCACAAGATGCAGAATTGTCTCGTACTAATGTAATTAGTTGGACACTGGGCTGCTTCTGTCGAAGCACTATTAGCGTTAATTAGTTGGCTCAAAACCTTTTATCGCAAAACCTTTTATGTTTTTGAATAGACGGCCCACACTGAACACAAACCCCCCATTGGTTTTAAAGTTAAATATGGTTAGTATGAGGAATATCTGGTGCCTCAGATGACTGGAAGATGCAGACAATATGGACAGACTTCTTTCAAAAGTATAAACGAAGCCCCTCAGACGACACAAACGTGACAGCATTACACAGCTCATTCCAGGTTCGGTTCATCTGGTTTCTCTTGAACAAAAAGGCACAACTACATCCTTTCCATTTTCCATTTCAACCCTATCACACTTCGAAACTTACTTCATCTCACCAGTCCACAATTTCCCCATTATCACACTGAATTAAGAGTTGGCAGGAATAATGTTGATGTCAGTCACTTTGCACTACATTTAGTCATATTAGCTCACACCTCTGTCACTCTATTCTTGGACTTGTTCTTCCCTCTATGGCCTTTCATTTGAAATCCTAATTAGTCCTTCATTAGGCCCTTAGAAATGACGCTAATGGACTCTGTCATTCAGCCAAGGCATTTAAGCTGCAAATCAAGCGACAATGGTTGAGGACGTGACTCTGTCATGACTTCATCTTGCAGAGGCTCAATTAAGGCTGGAGTTTCAGCATGAGTCGAGGAGGAGTCCTCACACGGTTAGCCTCATGCCTCCTGCTTGACTGCAGCACAGAAAGAGGAAAAatggaggaagcagaagaaagTAGTGATGGGTTGGAGTCGAGTCGATATTTAGCATTTACTGGGGGAGGCATATCGGATCCACTCAAGCAGATAAAACAGAGCGCTAACATCTTTCAACCTTTTTTCGTCGAGGAGAAAGTGTGGACAGCGAGTGCCCGACCCCAGAATCCAAACACAGCATACACAGCGCTGTCGAACACGATGAACTACTGACAGTTTGAGAAGCATCACAGTTCAAACATAGGCCACAGATTCTGACTCCATGCTACGGCACATTGATATTCAGTTTGAATAAATCATGTGGCTTTGATTTCACTGCTTCAGTTTTCGTGCGTGATGAGACATTTTGAGCACACAACAAGATTTGTCAAATAAATTGCGGGTTTTAATTAAGTAGTTATATTTTTTCATCTTGGACCAAATATATGTTGATATACTTTtgaacatacatatgtatatactgttttGTTTAAGTTTTGTGTCATCTTAAAGATCTCTTCAACATATTTTTCTGGACAACGGACTGTTTTGCAGAAGAATACACATTCATCTTTTATTGGCATTCATTTACAGAGTGAGCATTATAGGTCGAGCCTTAAAGTCTCAGtgaaatgaaaagtaaaagaaTCCCAGGATTAAATCCCGTGTCACTGTGGTAATTGTTAATTTacctcttgttattgtaagggtctgttctgtgtgtactctgtgtgtactctttctactctgtctcctcggtgtctactgtgtcttctctgtttccttgatcgtttcatccccttcacctgccctcagcctctcctgtctccttgatcgtttcattcTCTGCACATGTCCTCAGCCACTCGTCTCGTTaccgtctcatgtcgtacacctgttttccctcctatatattgtgccactctgtcccttgtctgttgctggattgttgtcttttttccgttgTCCTGTCTTTCGTATCTGATCCTGTCTgctttgaccctgcctgcctgcccctcTTTGGACtttggtttttgtttgtttggaaacTTTTGACTCATTAAAGAGCATCTTTGTGTTAATCTACACTCAGTCCTCAATTCCtttgcgcatgagctcctgcaccttgCTACCTGTGGTGTTAGCCCTGACAGAGTAGAAAGAGTAGAcgcagagtacacacagaacagacccTTACAGTTATATGCCAAATATGTAAAAAGTAAATGTCAGaatatttttaaatctttaTCCCTATCAAATCCCtgtattttcttttcagttTACACGATGATGACTCATTGTGCACTTGGACATTGAAAGCAATGCATCCAATTCAATTAGATTATGGAAGAGCCCCACCGGCTAGCTACACTGGTCATAACACAAGCGTTGGCTCCGGATTGTAGTTAGCAAACAGAGCAAcatggagagaaaggaagagatgTGTGTTTGAATATCAGTGGGCAACCGTGTTTTCATTTCCGAAACTGTGGCTAGGGTCTAATTAATTCAAGGACAATTTAGCAGATGTTTTGTGTCACTGCAACGCAGATGAACATCCAGCAAATGACGGGAAACAACTGGCTGAGTTTTGCTGGGTGATCTACAAGCTCGCGTCCTGGCGGCACTACTTTTTAGCGACCCAGTCAAATGCAAAGGATTTGATTTCCCCCTTAAAACTGTACACCGCTCAAATATTTCACTGTGAAATACGTCACAGTGCAGAAATCAGATGCTCTACCTCTTAACTGTGACTTTAATGTTGCCAGGCCAGAAGATTTCTTAATGTCTGTTTCATGCCACAGAAGAGCCTCACTCCTGCCAAGTGAGGTGTAAGCACTGCAGGAACCACCCGGGCTTGGAGTCAGCTGTCAAGCAGCCAATTAAAA is a genomic window containing:
- the spock2 gene encoding testican-2, which codes for MVEMTDLACLLVPLVMLVGSTFQTDVKSVKEGEKTGNFMEDEQWLSTISQYSRKIKHWNRFRDDDYVRTWDENQGSNDNVDTTKDPCQKVKCSRHKVCIAQGYQKAVCVNRKKLEHRLKQPALSSPDGGCQPCPISSTGPVCGSDGRNYASKCKLEQQACLTGKDLTLKCSGLCPCATAAPTSMESKRESCTGQDLADLGERLRDWFQLLQSNAKQNNNSKTGARTTAASTTSVLDRSLVASCKDSIGWMFSKLDTNGDLYLDQVELAAINLDKYEVCIRPFFNSCDSYRDGKVSTAEWCLCFWREKPPCLADLERIQVLDGGKRRVGRFIPSCDEDGYYRKQQCDRGQCWCVDQNGGEVAGSRMRGKPDCDDEMAYSGDIGSGIGWEDEEEKEAEETAEEEEGEVGEVDDGGYIW